One part of the Entelurus aequoreus isolate RoL-2023_Sb linkage group LG05, RoL_Eaeq_v1.1, whole genome shotgun sequence genome encodes these proteins:
- the LOC133650622 gene encoding uncharacterized protein K02A2.6-like, with amino-acid sequence MASTQISHPEPFDFSNPSGWPRWIRRFERFRVVSGLTEKEEEYQVNSLLYAMGDAADDILAVLPLTDENKKKYDTVKEAFEQHCVGKHNVIFERAQFNMRFQQDGESAEAFITTVHKLAEHCNYRDLKEELIRDRIVVGINDRRLSEQLQMDSELTLVKTIQRVRQSETVKKQQTLMYNTAGEGDSKINLDAVQTRFQRLGKKPQHSNKGQRSDTQGEKECGRCGKGRRHAWKDCPAKDVECRKCRKIGHYAVACFRGKAVNTVTECQSDGDNDQEDYAFLGEVQTQTTRPWMENILLNGEAINFKIDTGADVTSIPESVFKPTRDGKLEKPLKKLFGPGRNPLNVKGCFQGKMLAKGLFTDQHVYVVAGLTQPLLGLPAIEAMQLVHRAEAVTATQPETDFKAAYPAVFHGLGELKEPYRIELKKGATPYALSTPRRVPLPLREKVREELDRMETMGVISKVTEPTAWCSGMVVVPKPKQDKLRICVDLTKLNKAVKRERHILPSVDQTLAMMSEAKVFTKLDARSGFWQIPLTPKSRPLTTFITPFGRYLFNRLPFGIKSAPEHFQRRMSQMLEDFEGVLCHADDVLVYGRDRQEHDQRLHSVLQKMQEEGLTLNEKCEFAKEHMIFVGHKVSAKGIEPDPNKTKAILQMPEPECAEDVRRLIGMANYLSKFLPQLATVTVPLKDLLREKNEWVWGEPQQTAFQKLKEGLSSPTALAKYSNAAETQVAADASAYGIGAVLTQKQADGSWQPVTFISRGLTDTEKRYAQIEKEALAATWACERLTSYVQGLHFTLLTDHKPLVPLLSTRGLDDLPPRVLRFRLRLLRYDYDIVHVPGKNLITADTLSRAPLQDKMSPGDLELEREVQVFVNAVVSSLPATDTRLEEIKRAQQADETCKTVSHYCLTEWPEKHTLRPDVAPYWKVRADLYLADDLLMKGERLVIPQALRREIMTKLHEGHQGISKCRSRAKESVWWPGITAHIREAVDQCETCQKYRIQYREPLMETTVPDRPWQKVHRGGRAQSYDI; translated from the coding sequence ATGGCATCTACACAAATATCACACCCAGAACCATTTGACTTCTCAAATCCGTCAGGATGGCCAAGATGGATCAGAAGGTTTGAGAGATTTCGTGTTGTATCTGGATTAACAGAGAAAGAAGAGGAGTATCAGGTGAATTCACTTCTCTATGCTATGGGAGATGCAGCAGATGATATTTTGGCAGTTTTACCGTTGACTGATGAAAACAAAAAGAAGTATGATACAGTTAAAGAAGCATTTGAGCAGCACTGTGTGGGAAAACACAATGTGATTTTTGAAAGGGCCCAGTTTAACATGAGGTTCCAACAAGATGGAGAGAGTGCAGAAGCATTCATCACCACTGTGCACAAGTTAGCAGAACATTGTAACTATAGAGATCTGAAGGAAGAGCTAATAAGAGACAGAATTGTGGTTGGAATAAATGACAGGAGGCTGTCAGAACAGCTACAGATGGACTCAGAATTGACCCTGGTGAAGACAATACAAAGAGTGAGACAAAGTGAAACTGTTAAGAAACAACAGACATTAATGTACAACACTGCTGGAGAAGGAGACTCCAAGATAAATTTAGATGCTGTTCAGACAAGGTTTCAGCGCCTGGGGAAAAAGCCTCAACACTCAAACAAAGGCCAAAGGTCAGACACTCAAGGAGAAAAAGAGTGTGGCCGATGTGGAAAAGGACGCAGACATGCATGGAAAGACTGCCCAGCTAAAGATGTAGAATGTCGCAAGTGTCGCAAAATTGGACATTATGCAGTGGCCTGTTTCAGAGGGAAAGCAGTAAACACAGTCACAGAGTGCCAGTCAGACGGTGACAATGATCAGGAGGACTATGCTTTTCTAGGTGAGGTGCAAACACAGACTACAAGGCCTTGGATGGAAAATATACTACTCAACGGGGAAGCCATTAATTTTAAAATCGACACAGGAGCTGACGTGACATCCATACCGGAAAGTGTCTTTAAACCAACACGAGATGGCAAGTTGGAGAAACCACTTAAGAAACTGTTTGGACCGGGACGCAACCCCCTGAATGTAAAGGGCTGTTTCCAGGGGAAAATGCTGGCAAAAGGCCTCTTTACAGACCAACATGTTTATGTTGTGGCAGGACTGACACAACCACTTCTGGGACTACCAGCCATAGAGGCCATGCAACTGGTTCACAGAGCAGAGGCTGTCACAGCGACACAGCCTGAAACAGATTTCAAAGCAGCGTATCCAGCGGTGTTCCATGGGCTTGGTGAGCTGAAGGAGCCGTACCGCATAGAGCTGAAAAAAGGAGCGACACCTTATGCTCTCTCAACACCCAGACGGGTCCCACTGCCACTGAGAGAGAAAGTGCGTGAAGAACTGGATAGAATGGAAACTATGGGAGTCATATCAAAAGTGACAGAACCAACGGCTTGGTGCTCTGGAATGGTTGTGGTTCCAAAACCAAAGCAGGACAAACTCAGGATCTGTGTAGATCTCACAAAGCTAAACAAAGCAGTGAAAAGAGAACGCCATATTCTTCCTTCCGTCGACCAAACACTTGCGATGATGTCAGAGGCAAAGGTTTTCACAAAACTAGATGCTCGATCTGGATTTTGGCAAATCCCATTAACCCCAAAATCACGACCATTAACCACATTCATCACTCCTTTTGGGAGATATCTGTTCAACCGCCTGCCCTTTGGGATCAAATCCGCTCCAGAACATTTTCAAAGAAGGAtgtcacaaatgttggaggatttTGAGGGCGTGCTGTGTCATGCAGATGATGTTCTTGTGTATGGCCGTGACAGACAGGAACATGACCAAAGACTGCACAGTGTGCTCCAGAAAATGCAGGAGGAAGGCCTCACTTTGAACGAGAAGTGTGAGTTTGCTAAGGAGCACATGATCTTTGTTGGTCACAAGGTTTCGGCAAAAGGCATCGAGCCCgacccaaacaaaacaaaagcgatTCTTCAGATGCCAGAGCCTGAATGCGCGGAGGATGTGCGCCGCCTAATAGGCATGGCAAATTACCTGTCCAAATTCTTGCCACAACTGGCTACTGTCACCGTGCCCCTGAAAGACCTACTGAGGGAGAAAAATGAGTGGGTCTGGGGGGAACCTCAACAGACTGCTTTTCAAAAGCTGAAAGAAGGACTGAGCTCACCGACAGCACTTGCTAAATATTCAAATGCAGCAGAGACTCAAGTAGCAGCAGATGCATCAGCATACGGAATAGGTGCTGTTCTCACGCAGAAACAGGCTGATGGCTCATGGCAACCAGTGACGTTTATTTCAAGAGGACTGACAGATACAGAGAAGCGCTATGCGCAGATTGAAAAGGAGGCGCTGGCAGCAACATGGGCGTGCGAAAGACTGACCTCCTACGTGCAGGGTCTACACTTCACACTCCTGACAGACCATAAGCCCCTGGTCCCACTGTTGAGCACCAGAGGTTTGGATGATCTGCCACCAAGGGTTCTGAGATTTCGTCTGCGACTCCTGAGGTATGATTATGACATTGTTCATGTCCCAGGGAAAAACCTCATCACTGCAGACACGCTGTCTAGAGCGCCGCTTCAGGACAAGATGTCACCTGGTGACTTGGAACTTGAAAGAGAGGTCCAGGTGTTTGTGAATGCTGTTGTGTCCTCACTCCCCGCTACAGACACACGATTGGAAGAAATTAAACGGGCACAACAAGCAgatgaaacatgcaaaacagtGTCACACTACTGTCTGACAGAATGGCCGGAAAAACACACGCTGAGGCCAGATGTTGCCCCCTACTGGAAGGTCAGAGCAGACCTGTATCTTGCAGATGACCTTCTCATGAAAGGCGAGAGACTGGTGATACCACAAGCACTCAGAAGGGAGATCATGACTAAACTTCACGAAGGTCATCAAGGAATCTCCAAATGTCGCTCTAGAGCCAAGGAATCGGTATGGTGGCCTGGAATCACTGCCCACATCAGAGAGGCAGTGGACCAGTGTGAAACGTGCCAAAAATATAGAATCCAGTACAGAGAGCCGCTGATGGAGACCACAGTACCAGATCGCCCATGGCAAAAG